In Rutidosis leptorrhynchoides isolate AG116_Rl617_1_P2 chromosome 2, CSIRO_AGI_Rlap_v1, whole genome shotgun sequence, one genomic interval encodes:
- the LOC139891404 gene encoding ubiquinol oxidase 2, mitochondrial-like, with translation MMSRGSITAVRSVIAPRLFTTGVGEPAVFAWWMKSSPVIGARNASTMTLGEKEHKEETVGNGGATAGGGPKDNNKVGSYWGVQPSKITRADGTEWKWNCFRPWETYQADLSIDLTKHHVPKTFMDKFAYYTVKSLRLPTDIFFRRRYGCRAMMLETVAAVPGMVGGMLLHCKSLRRFEQSGGWIKALLEEAENERMHLMTFMEVAKPKWYERALVFAVQGVFFNAYFLAYLASPKLAHRITGYLEEEAIHSYTEFLKELDKGNIENVKAPAIAIDYWRLPADSTLRDVVMVVRADEAHHRDVNHFASDIHVQGLELKDNPAPIGYH, from the exons ATGATGAGTCGTGGATCAATTACTGCTGTTCGATCTGTCATCGCTCCACGTTTGTTCACAACCGGTGTCGGAGAGCCGGCGGTGTTTGCGTGGTGGATGAAGTCATCTCCGGTGATCGGTGCTCGTAATGCGAGTACTATGACGTTAGGCGAGAAAGAACACAAGGAAGAGACGGTAGGTAACGGTGGCGCAACCGCCGGTGGTGGTCCGAAAGATAATAATAAGGTCGGTAGTTATTGGGGAGTGCAACCGTCTAAAATTACTAGGGCAGATGGTACTGAATGGAAGTGGAATTGTTTTAGG CCATGGGAGACGTACCAAGCAGATCTTTCGATTGATCTAACGAAACACCATGTTCCAAAGACGTTTATGGATAAATTCGCGTATTATACTGTCAAGTCGCTCCGACTCCCTACTGATATCTTCTTTCGG AGGCGATATGGATGTCGAGCAATGATGCTTGAAACTGTGGCTGCTGTTCCCGGAATGGTAGGAGGAATGCTTCTTCACTGCAAATCACTACGACGTTTCGAACAGAGTGGTGGGTGGATCAAGGCTTTGTTAGAAGAAGCAGAGAATGAAAGAATGCATTTGATGACTTTTATGGAGGTTGCTAAGCCGAAATGGTATGAACGGGCCCTTGTTTTTGCTGTTCAAGGTGTTTTCTTTAACGCCTACTTTCTTGCCTATCTTGCTTCGCCAAAACTAGCTCATCGGATCACCGGGTACCTTGAAGAGGAAGCGATTCACTCGTATACAGAGTTTTTGAAGGAGCTAGATAAAGGTAACATTGAAAATGTTAAGGCGCCTGCTATTGCTATTGACTATTGGCGTCTGCCTGCTGATTCGACCCTTCGTGATGTTGTGATGGTTGTTAGAGCAGATGAGGCTCATCATCGTGATGTTAATCACTTTGCTTCG GATATACATGTTCAAGGACTTGAGCTGAAGGACAATCCAGCCCCCATTGGATATCACTGA